GCGCGGGTGCGCATGCGAGCACGGAAACCGTGGGTCTTTGCACGACGACGGTTGTTCGGCTGGAAAGTGCGCTTGCTCACTTGAAACTCCCTGTATTCTTCAGGACC
The genomic region above belongs to Aquiluna sp. KACHI24 and contains:
- the rpmH gene encoding 50S ribosomal protein L34 produces the protein MSKRTFQPNNRRRAKTHGFRARMRTRAGRAILSARRAKGRAELSA